TAAGGTTCTCAAGTTGCTTCAGGCCATGCAGAGCTATTTTTCTAGTACCATTTGTGACCTCTGCGTCAAACCATTCTACGATGGGCACTTCCTGGTACGTGACTACAGTATGTTTGACAAGGTATTTTGGTCTTTCCCGTTATGTGTAGAAGCCTTCAAGCATTGCAAGCCCTTTGTCTCTGTAGATGGTACGCATTTGTATGGCAGGTATGGTGGTGTCTTACTTATTGCGGTGGCGCAAGATGTGAATAGCAACATCCTGCCTATTGCCTTTGCCATTGTGGAGTCCGAGAGCACCGAGTCATGGTCGTTCTTCCTAACTAATCTGAGACGCCACGTCACCCCACAAGACGGCTCGCTAGTTATCTCCGACAAATCTCAGGCTATCAAGGTAGCGCTTAGTGCCGATGACAGCGGTTGGCATCCCCCTAGAGCCAACCATGCTTACTGCATAAGACACATGACTGCGAACTTCATGACACGGTTCAAGTCAGCCGAGGGCAAGAGGTACCTCATTAACGCTGCTTATAGTCCAAGCAAGGCCGGTTACAAGTGGTACATAGATGCATTGAGAGGAGTCTCGCCAACCATGGTTGAGTGGGCTTGTAGCATCGGGCATACTGTCAAAGGGTCTCAGGATCGTCGATGGGGGGGCATCTGTCAGACACGATCATGCAACCAGACCAGCTTCAGCGTGAATGACTCCTTCCTCTATGCCGCTTGCTTTGCCGCCACTAGAAGCCTGGCACCAAGCAGCTGCTCCACCATCACCCACGTCTCAGTGTTGTACCACCGACCAAAGTCACGAAGGCACCCCCAACGGGGTTTCCGTGTGCACGTAGGCTCAGGTGGTACGCTACGTCCTGCAGGGTGAT
The Arachis duranensis cultivar V14167 chromosome 5, aradu.V14167.gnm2.J7QH, whole genome shotgun sequence genome window above contains:
- the LOC107487317 gene encoding uncharacterized protein LOC107487317 → MHERTPVLDTGEEDYNLDGSGEFRVGHKFKSREAVLQGVKNYSIRKSADADKLIMGVNGASVWHFDRTSDTGNIKFICVFQYFITISEVRRVGGVHACLAPTMSQDYCQLDNSLICRVILPLIQSNPSVSIPVLQSAVQASYHFKLSYRKVWMAKQKVIAQIYGDWEESYNKVLKLLQAMQSYFSSTICDLCVKPFYDGHFLVRDYSMFDKVFWSFPLCVEAFKHCKPFVSVDGTHLYGRYGGVLLIAVAQDVNSNILPIAFAIVESESTESWSFFLTNLRRHVTPQDGSLVISDKSQAIKVALSADDSGWHPPRANHAYCIRHMTANFMTRFKSAEGKRYLINAAYSPSKAGYKWYIDALRGVSPTMVEWACSIGHTVKGSQDRRWGGICQTRSCNQTSFSVNDSFLYAACFAATRSLAPSSCSTITHVSVLYHRPKSRRHPQRGFRVHVGSGGTLRPAG